The Brassica oleracea var. oleracea cultivar TO1000 chromosome C7, BOL, whole genome shotgun sequence sequence TGATCAACTAGTTCAAAAGCTTCTCACTTTGAAGCACAGAGGAGGAAGGAGATATGAGATTTTACAGTATTTTTCTTTAAAAGGGATGTTTTATATTTTAAATGCCGAAGTAAATATTTTTTCCCTTTTTTTTTTTTGGGTGGTTTATAGTTATGACATGGTGTGTGTAATTGGCATTTTGGTAGTAGTATTAACAGCTAGGGGCTTTTGAGATTGGTTAAAGATGCAACATGGTCGGTGTTATGTAACCGATGAGTTTATTATTATAACTTCATTTTCATTCTTGTATGTACGTGCTCTTTGGTTTCACCTTGATCCTTGAGTGGTTTATTTAAAGAAAACTAGAAAAGTATTACAACTTGTTGCAGACTTGCAGTGGCCTTTGGTCAAACGTAATCAGCGACTTGGGTCAATTTAATTTCCATGTTTCCGAGATATTTGTCTCGATTCTCGGCGATTTCCAGACCATTGTGTTGATGTGTTGTTGCTATTCTATTTAGTAATGACATACCAACCATTCATGTTTTGAAAATGTAAGTATTTGTATTATTACGTTAATTCATTATTCTACCATTTATTTGACATACTAGTCATCAACCTATATTTGTTGATTAATTCTACCTGTTTTCTTTTTAATCTAAATTATTGTTTATTTAGCCGAATTTGAATTAATGGGTCATTCACCCGTTGGTCAAGTTATTTATAATGTTGTAGTACTTGCACGAGGTCAATGATTGTGATTAGAGATGTCATGATGGAATATAATGCCAATCTAACCTTTAACATTATAAAAATGCAAGCTCAACTTTGTAGGTAGTCATGCTAGCCAGCTCATTGTTAATCACAAAATCAAAAACAAAAACTTAACAGGATTTGCGTGGCCTATTCTATTCTAGCTATGAGTATATGACCTATTTTGCTCCATATAAAAATCGAAACGTATCTGATATTTGATTATTTTGTTCAAAACATAAAAAACCTTGATACGGTACGGACAGAGCCAAATTGATTTACAAGTTTTTGGTCCAAACACATTCATATATTAATTGTAAGTGACTAGTGTTTTGAGTTAGTACTCTTTCAAAACGTGATAAGATCAATGATGCTACCAAAGGTGTTTTGCAACAAACTGGAAAGTGATGTTCTCATCTTAACCTCATTTGGGTAGTTCTTTCAAATAAGTAACTTAGGCGAGTGAATGTCAAGAAAGTGTGACAACGAGCAAAGGGCATTGGCAAATATGATGTGATATTCTCAACAACTTTGTTTATAACCTACTCGCAAAGAGAAGCACGCATACACTAATAATATATATACACAATCACACATTTTAACGTTGATTTAATATTGTTAACTTTCGTGGTTTTTTCAACTGATTGGGATACTAGATTGCAAGAGTCATCTAGCATTTCAATAGGGAATGATCAGTTGATCACCGCGAGCTTCGACATATATAGTTGAACCAATTTTGGAAAACAATACATGAAAATAATGTACATATGAATAATGAAAGGTTCCAAACGATGCTTCACTATAAGCTCTTTCTAAACAAATATACGTATAATATGATAATATATAGTATGAAAAAGGTAAATGGACAATGGTAGATAATTAGATATAGAACTTGGGGGATATGTGCGAGTAAAGAGACAAAAAAAGACAGAAAGGCGAAGACTCGACAAATTGGGTTTGATGAAGTATGATGCCAAACTTGTGCTTGTCTCAATACAGACAACCCCGAGAACGAGCCTCAATGGCGTGAACCCCTTTTTAAACCTTGACATAATAAACTTTTTGATTTTTTTAATAAAATAGTTTCTTCAACTTGTTTTGAAACTCTCACTTTTGTGTTTCGTGCTCTCTCTATCTCAAATACACACATTAATATACTATACTATATAACATAGTGGTATGTAGATAGACATACATATGTGTAAGTTCATTTTCTTTGATATAAAAGAAGAGGAGAAGAACCAAAAACAAAAATAGCACAAACGAAAAACTTCTCATAGCTAAAATCACTTGAAGACAATGAAGCTAATTAGAGTCACCTTCTTGTTTTGTGCATTGGCCTTTTTATTGCTTATAACTCCAACATGTTCTCTACAACTCCATCCTCGCTTCTCATCTCCTAGCCAAGGTAACTAAGTTTTTTTTTTTTTTTTATAAACCACAATGTTTTGAATATTAAGGAATGGCTGGGGCTGATCATGAGGTGTAAGCGATTGTGTTAACTAACTTAAGCTATAATGATTCAACAGGTGTAAGCGAAAGGATTGTTATTGGAATGGCGCCGCTACGGAAACTAATGATCATCTCCAGTGAACATGAAAATGTAAGAGATTAGTGCATCTGTTTATATATGGAAAGTTTCTAATCAAATCTTATACCTGCCATCTCTAATTACCATTTTGCAAAATAATAGGTGATGAAGTCAGGTGCTCAGGAAAGTTCAAGCGAACAACCTCGAGTCACTTCTTCTTCTGGTAAGTCAAACATGTGAATCTTTGACCATGTCAGTATAAAATGTTAAGTTACCAATATTTTTCCTCTCTTCTTCAGATTTTTTTTTTTTTTAGTTTGCAGGAGCATCTAGCTAAAGAATTATAAAAGAAAAAAAACTTAAAATATTATTAGGCAACTCTTTGAAATATTCGAACTAGGAAGTTGGTTTTGAAATCTTGTATATATTTTAATCTCAGGAAAATCTAAGAATGAAGAGAAGAGATTAGGTGAAGAAGAAGAGGAGAAAGCTCTATCGAAATATCTATCGATGGATTATCCAAGGTTTAGAAGAAGACGGCCAGTTCACAACAAGTCTCTACGTCCATGATTTTTTTTTGGGTTCAATACAACTATTAGTTTAAGCAGATTAATCAATTAACTAAGATAAGTTAGGATGGATGGCTAATAAGTGGTTGGTATAAGAAGTTTTGGCGATATTATTGTAATTAACGGAATGTGTTCGTGTTAATTCTTTTAATATTATGGTAATGGCCGACAAGAATTAAGCAAAACCCTAAGTCTCTGGTTTGGGGTTTGAGCTTACCTGCTCTTCGTTTCACGCACTGTAACATGATGGCTGGTTTGGTTGTATTTTTTTATGTTATATTGCAAGAGAAACACGATGTTTGAATTCCATTTTTAACTGAGTTAATTATATGGATTATGGAGGATATGACCAAAGATAAGAGAAGTTCATGAGTTTAGGTAGGAGGATTACTGGGGATGGGTTCGTAGATTGGTCTTCAAAGAAGATGAATGCCAATGGTATCGTACTAGGGGATGTCATGTTAAGGACAATGTTAGTAACCAGCTATTCTCTAACCAAAACATGTTGGGTTCTGAGTATTGTATGAATGTAACTCCTATACAGGTAAATCTATACGTACGTCGAATCTGCATACGAACCCAATCATATAAAATTGCTTTATTTGCTTGTTTTTTTTTAACAGCCGGTTGCTGCAAATCACCACTTTCATGTGGATTTAAGTACGAGAACCAAACATTTGGACGATTTCAAAATTTATAAACAATTTAGAAGACGATTGCAAGATAGTGTTCCAAGAAAAAAAAATTGCAAGACATGGAACAATTCAGCAAACACATTATATGCTTCCATTGCGATTCACATAATTAAAGCCGTGATTATACAAAATTGCAAGACATGGAACAATTCAGCAAACACAGTATACAAATTATGCTTCCAGTCGGTTGCTTTGCTTGGTTAAGGCGCCTTTGAGAAACTCAGAACTAGAATATGTAACATATGTTTAAGCAGACGGAAAGTGTTTAAGCAGAACTAGAATCTGTAACATTGGTTCCTAAGTGTGTGTTTTAGCTTTTTTTTGGGCACTACCATTGAGCTTCATAAACAGAATGAGATCCAAGTTAACACTTGTATCATTTGTTCATTATTCACTTAATGATATTCACATTCTTAGCAGAAAGCAAAAAGGTTATGTATATATTACTTTGTGTTGTTGTATTTTCTTACAAGATATCTAATACCTCATGTACTTAATCAGTTAAGCCAATACTAAACTTGGATCACAAAAATCAAAATTAATTTATAGAGATACCCAATCCGGTTAAGAAAACGCGAACCGAAATCGTGCTGGAGAAACCAATCTTTAAATTATGGTTAAGAGATTTAAACCAGAGTCCTTTTTCTTATAGTTACTATAGATTCCCCGACTTTCACAATTAACATCATCGTCCCTTCGCCGCCAAAGTTTTCTTCAGAGATCTTCGTTTCTCCGGTGAGTCTCTCTTCAATGGTGAAAAGCAACGTTTGTTTGCTTTGTGAAGCTCATTGATTTTCTTAAAAAGCATCTTTGCATACCCCTAGTTTTTAATTGGAATTGCGAACCCTAATTTTTGAGCGGATGAAATGCTTCACAAAGTATAAGGCTTTAGTGTATTCTGAATCAACTTGTTTTTTTGTTTCAGGTAACTTCTGTGGAACACACTCTGCTCTACCATGGTAAGCTATAAAGTAGTCTCATCTTTGTTATGATGATTTGAGTCAATTCACTCTGTTTTTTTTTAGTCAGGAAGAAAGGAAACGGTGTTGGATTTGGCCAAGTTCGTTGACAAGGGTGTTCAAGTTAAGCTCACCGGTGGTAGACAAGGTAGTTAAGACGAGAGTTATTTATATTAGATTCTGCAAAGTTTATTGCATTTGGGATTTGATAGGTTTGGTTATTTTTGTGTGCAGTCACTGGAACTCTCAAGGGCTACGATCAGTTGCTCAACCTTGTTCTTGATGGGGCTCTAGAGTCTGTACGAGGTGTCTCTTCTTTTTCCTCCCATTTTTATGTACCTTTACAACATGAGATGACTAGTTTAGGTCGTGTAGATCCATGTTCAACCACAGTTAAACCCGCCAATAAACAAGAGAGTCTTTGTATCTGATTTGATTCTCTTTACTCTTCCTGCATACAATAATTTCATATAATTTTTTTTGTTTTTTTTAATCTCCTCCTAATCATGTTTGCTGTGGTATAATTGGGACAGAAGTATGTCTTGAAACCAAAAGCTACGTTCTGTTGTTGTTTGGTCTCCATGATTATACTGTTATTGTTATGATGAGTCTCTCCTGTGCCTCATTTGTTTCACTTTACTCTGCTCCTGCACAAAGATGTCTCTATGTTTTAAGTGTATCTTTACCACTGGAAGTGATATAAATCTTGATCGTATATGCTGGAAGTTGCTTAATCATGTTTGCTGTGATATAAAATTTAAGTCTTTTTCATATATGAAACTAGAGCTGTTGTTGATTTGCATGATCCGTAAACAAAATTGTGACTCCTGTCTGATGTTTGACCAGATCATGATGATCCTTTGAAGACCACTGACCAGACAAGACGCCTCGGTTTAATTGTATGACACCCCATTTTCTCTTCTTCCTTTTTTTTACAGTTATAAGTGCAATCCTATAATGTAACTTCTGGTAACATTGTTAG is a genomic window containing:
- the LOC106305109 gene encoding probable root meristem growth factor 8, translating into MKLIRVTFLFCALAFLLLITPTCSLQLHPRFSSPSQGVSERIVIGMAPLRKLMIISSEHENVMKSGAQESSSEQPRVTSSSGKSKNEEKRLGEEEEEKALSKYLSMDYPRFRRRRPVHNKSLRP
- the LOC106301524 gene encoding sm-like protein LSM7 is translated as MSGRKETVLDLAKFVDKGVQVKLTGGRQVTGTLKGYDQLLNLVLDGALESVRDHDDPLKTTDQTRRLGLIVCRGTAVMLVSPTDGTEEIANPFNQPEAV